A window of the Vibrio ostreae genome harbors these coding sequences:
- a CDS encoding DUF4336 domain-containing protein — protein sequence MEKLAHEIWIFDGNSVQFLGLPFSTRMTVVRLSNGDLWVHSPIKLSEKIIEQIGYLGRVKYLIAPNHLHHLFLPEWISAYPSAEIYGTDEVIKKRNDLAFNGSLNNHQSWAWSSDIDQELFSGSPLMEECVFYHKGSSTLIVTDLVENFPGQDFNYWQRVIAKGAGILAPNGKMPLDWRLSFMFGKTDARTHINRLLAWDPKILVMSHGEIVKENANKFLARSFEWLI from the coding sequence ATGGAAAAATTAGCGCACGAAATATGGATATTTGACGGGAACTCTGTGCAGTTCTTGGGACTCCCTTTTTCTACACGGATGACGGTTGTCCGACTATCAAATGGAGATCTTTGGGTTCATAGTCCGATCAAATTGTCAGAAAAAATCATAGAACAAATCGGATATTTAGGTCGGGTTAAGTATTTGATAGCACCGAATCATCTTCATCACCTTTTCTTGCCTGAGTGGATTTCTGCTTACCCCAGTGCTGAAATATATGGTACCGACGAAGTTATCAAAAAACGAAATGACCTAGCTTTTAATGGCTCTTTGAATAACCATCAAAGCTGGGCTTGGAGTTCAGACATTGATCAAGAATTGTTTTCAGGCTCTCCATTAATGGAAGAATGTGTGTTTTATCATAAAGGCTCTAGCACACTCATTGTTACCGACTTGGTCGAAAATTTCCCTGGTCAAGACTTTAACTATTGGCAAAGGGTTATTGCGAAAGGCGCAGGTATTCTAGCTCCCAATGGGAAAATGCCTTTGGATTGGCGTTTAAGCTTCATGTTTGGCAAAACAGATGCACGTACACATATCAATCGTCTATTAGCGTGGGATCCTAAAATTCTAGTCATGTCTCATGGCGAAATAGTCAAAGAAAATGCAAATAAGTTTTTAGCTCGCTCATTCGAATGGCTTATCTGA